One bacterium genomic region harbors:
- a CDS encoding DUF1572 family protein, whose product MLTSLTTEFTRYRLIGEKALAQISEADMNRVPGATAGNNSIAMIVRHLGGNLLSRFTDFTTTDGEKPWRDRDAEFEERHYSQQEVYEWWNKGWNVLQAELTKLTDADLIRTVTIRGVPLTVSEALTRSVAHVAYHVGQIVMLARIASGEQWQWISIPRGESKAYNLNPTKEKKPE is encoded by the coding sequence ATGCTAACCTCCCTCACCACCGAATTCACCCGCTACCGCCTCATCGGCGAAAAGGCGCTCGCTCAAATATCTGAAGCAGACATGAACCGCGTGCCCGGCGCGACAGCCGGGAACAACTCGATTGCGATGATCGTGCGCCATCTCGGCGGCAACCTGCTTTCGCGATTCACTGATTTCACGACCACCGACGGCGAAAAACCGTGGCGCGATCGCGATGCCGAATTCGAAGAACGCCACTACAGTCAGCAGGAGGTCTACGAATGGTGGAACAAGGGCTGGAATGTACTGCAAGCTGAACTCACGAAACTCACCGATGCCGACCTAATCCGGACTGTGACTATCAGAGGCGTCCCGCTTACGGTGAGTGAAGCGCTCACGCGTTCGGTCGCGCATGTGGCATATCATGTCGGACAGATTGTAATGCTTGCCCGCATCGCAAGTGGCGAGCAGTGGCAGTGGATCAGTATTCCTCGCGGTGAGTCGAAGGCCTACAATTTGAATCCTACCAAAGAGAAGAAACCGGAATAA
- a CDS encoding cysteine--tRNA ligase — protein sequence MPLKFFNTMSRQLEEFTPIHPGEVRLYTCGPTVYNFAHIGNFRTYMFEDLLRRYLKYRGYKVTQVMNLTDIDDKTIKGSIAKGVSLDEYTAEYIKAFFDDIDALRIERAEYYPAATTHIPEMVAIVKSLLDKGVAYRAGSDIYFSIAKFSEYGKLSHMDLDQLKAGASQRVASDEYEKEQVSDFALWKGWDEKDGDVFWETEVGKGRPGWHLECSAMSMKYLGESFDIHTGGVDNMFPHHENEIAQSEATTGKKFVNYWLHSAHLIVESKKMSKSLGNFFTVRDLLDKGYPAVAIRYLLLSTHYRASLNFTMDGLEGAKAAIQRLRDFYDNLTTGIKDVPSGKVDEYIDRVTTGFTDGLDDDLNISQSLAAIFDFVRDINRLIAEGGISADDAAKVKAAMDGFDSVLAILQKEEVSLDAEVEKLIAERIAARKARDFKKSDTIRDQLLAMGIILEDTPQGTVWKKKL from the coding sequence ATGCCGCTGAAATTCTTTAACACGATGTCGCGCCAACTCGAAGAATTCACGCCGATCCATCCCGGCGAGGTCCGCCTCTATACTTGCGGGCCGACCGTCTACAACTTTGCCCACATCGGCAATTTCCGCACCTACATGTTCGAGGACTTGCTGCGGCGCTATCTCAAATATCGCGGCTACAAAGTCACCCAGGTGATGAACCTTACCGACATCGACGACAAAACCATCAAAGGCTCAATCGCCAAGGGCGTCAGCCTCGACGAGTACACTGCGGAATACATCAAGGCGTTTTTCGACGATATCGATGCATTGCGCATCGAACGCGCCGAGTATTATCCGGCGGCAACGACGCACATCCCCGAAATGGTCGCAATCGTCAAATCACTGCTCGATAAAGGCGTCGCCTATCGCGCCGGCAGCGACATCTATTTCTCCATCGCCAAATTCAGCGAATACGGCAAACTGTCGCACATGGACCTGGACCAGCTCAAGGCGGGCGCCTCACAGCGCGTCGCCTCCGATGAATACGAAAAAGAGCAGGTCTCCGATTTCGCATTGTGGAAGGGCTGGGACGAAAAAGACGGCGACGTCTTCTGGGAAACCGAAGTTGGCAAGGGCCGTCCCGGCTGGCATCTGGAGTGCTCGGCGATGTCGATGAAATATCTCGGCGAGTCGTTCGACATCCACACCGGCGGCGTCGACAACATGTTCCCGCACCACGAAAACGAAATCGCGCAGTCCGAGGCTACCACCGGCAAGAAATTCGTCAACTACTGGCTCCACAGCGCGCATCTCATCGTCGAGAGCAAGAAAATGTCGAAATCGCTCGGCAATTTCTTCACCGTCCGCGACCTGCTCGACAAGGGGTATCCCGCCGTCGCGATCCGCTACTTGCTCTTGTCCACGCACTACCGCGCATCGCTCAACTTTACGATGGACGGCCTCGAGGGCGCCAAAGCCGCGATTCAGCGCCTCCGCGATTTCTACGACAATCTCACCACCGGCATCAAGGACGTTCCCTCCGGCAAGGTCGATGAGTACATCGACCGCGTTACAACCGGCTTCACCGACGGTCTCGATGACGATCTCAACATCTCGCAGTCGCTGGCGGCAATCTTCGATTTCGTCCGCGACATCAACCGCCTGATCGCCGAGGGCGGCATCTCCGCAGATGACGCCGCCAAGGTCAAAGCCGCAATGGACGGTTTCGATTCGGTGCTGGCGATTTTGCAGAAGGAAGAAGTTTCACTCGATGCCGAAGTCGAGAAGCTGATTGCCGAGAGAATTGCCGCGCGCAAAGCCCGCGACTTCAAGAAATCCGACACTATCCGCGACCAGCTTCTGGCGATGGGCATCATCCTCGAAGACACCCCGCAGGGGACTGTCTGGAAGAAGAAGCTGTAG